A stretch of the Bacteroidota bacterium genome encodes the following:
- a CDS encoding choice-of-anchor B family protein, whose translation MKFKKLLAGAVAVFAFASIASAQLNVTFQAQKTYPGQTCANICGYVDSTGREYALVGASQGMSIVDVTVPNTPIEVLVIPGIDNLWKEIKVRGKYAYVTTEGGGGLQIVNLRSLPNTAGVVYHNWAPTIPGAGGGTLSSIHALHIDNQYVYLYGSNLFNGGALVADLTDPWNPVYVGNYQNSVSPYVHDGYVRNDTLYAGHIYDGFYSVVDFTNKTAPVELANQSTPTNFTHNTWLSQNSKVLFTTDETNDSYLTAYDISNLGSISELDRIQSNPGSNSIVHNTHIINVGGNDYAVTSWYRDGFVITDVGRPINMVHVGNYDTYVGTGGGFDGDWGVYPYLPSGTIVVSNIDEGLFVFSPNYVRACYLEGIVSDSACGALLNNANITISTVGVTDVTDIVGQYRTGTAIPGTYTVTISAPGYTTKVFTGVVLSPGVVTNLNAQLAPLTTVAISGTVQDAVSSAPIVAAGVLITDPSNTYNFVTNGTGNFSSCNVVGGTNYDVFAGHWGYTTYCASGQTINSGSSALLYPLNEGYYDDFTFNFGWTVNTTASTGAWERGVPLGTTNGTDLANPGVDDASDCYTMAYVTGNTGTTGSDQDVDGGATILTSPVFDLTGYVLPNLNYSRWFYNAGGTGTPNDSLNIYLSNGLTTVLIETVTQASPLNSTWVQKSYDIATFIAPTANMQVIVRTADAAPGHITEAGFDKFFITSFVGVNEHTAANSTVSVYPNPFTNETAVSYELKKSLAPNAQLILTDVTGKQVATYQLTQTKGSILVSPDLTAGIYFVKIVNAEEITKPVKIVKLK comes from the coding sequence ATGAAATTTAAAAAATTACTAGCAGGAGCTGTTGCCGTTTTTGCATTTGCATCCATTGCATCCGCTCAATTAAATGTGACTTTTCAGGCACAAAAAACGTATCCAGGACAAACGTGTGCTAACATCTGCGGATATGTAGATTCAACAGGACGAGAGTATGCATTAGTTGGAGCATCGCAAGGAATGTCGATTGTAGACGTAACTGTTCCGAATACACCAATTGAAGTGTTGGTGATTCCCGGAATTGACAATTTATGGAAAGAAATAAAAGTAAGAGGGAAATATGCATACGTTACAACCGAAGGTGGTGGCGGATTACAAATTGTTAATTTAAGAAGTTTGCCAAATACAGCAGGTGTTGTTTATCATAATTGGGCGCCAACCATTCCCGGAGCAGGAGGAGGAACATTAAGTTCCATCCATGCATTGCACATTGATAATCAATATGTGTATTTGTATGGAAGTAATTTATTTAACGGTGGCGCTTTGGTTGCTGATTTAACCGATCCTTGGAATCCGGTTTATGTTGGAAATTATCAAAATTCGGTTTCACCTTATGTACACGATGGGTATGTTAGAAACGACACATTGTATGCAGGTCATATTTATGATGGGTTTTATTCAGTTGTAGACTTTACAAATAAAACGGCTCCGGTTGAATTGGCGAACCAATCAACACCAACCAACTTTACCCACAATACTTGGTTGTCGCAAAATAGCAAGGTGTTATTTACAACAGATGAAACGAATGATTCTTATTTAACTGCTTATGATATTTCCAATTTGGGAAGTATTAGTGAGTTGGATCGTATTCAATCCAATCCAGGTTCAAACTCAATTGTTCACAATACACATATCATCAACGTAGGCGGAAATGATTATGCGGTTACTTCATGGTATAGAGATGGATTTGTAATTACGGATGTTGGTCGCCCTATCAATATGGTTCACGTTGGAAATTACGATACATATGTTGGAACAGGTGGCGGTTTTGATGGTGATTGGGGTGTTTATCCGTATTTGCCTTCCGGAACCATTGTGGTATCAAACATTGATGAAGGATTGTTTGTTTTTTCTCCAAACTATGTTCGTGCATGTTATTTAGAAGGAATTGTTTCGGATAGTGCATGTGGTGCTTTGTTGAACAATGCAAACATTACTATTTCAACGGTGGGAGTTACGGATGTGACGGATATTGTTGGACAATATAGAACAGGTACTGCAATTCCGGGAACGTATACTGTTACGATTTCTGCTCCTGGGTATACAACAAAAGTTTTTACAGGTGTTGTTTTATCACCGGGTGTTGTTACAAATTTGAATGCACAATTAGCTCCATTAACTACGGTTGCAATCAGTGGAACCGTGCAGGATGCAGTATCATCAGCACCTATTGTAGCAGCAGGAGTATTAATTACGGATCCATCAAATACGTATAATTTTGTTACGAACGGAACCGGAAATTTTTCAAGTTGTAATGTGGTTGGTGGTACCAATTATGATGTGTTTGCTGGGCATTGGGGATACACGACTTATTGCGCTTCCGGTCAAACAATTAATTCGGGATCTAGTGCATTGTTGTATCCTTTGAATGAAGGCTACTATGATGATTTTACATTTAATTTCGGTTGGACAGTAAATACAACAGCCAGTACAGGTGCTTGGGAGCGTGGTGTTCCATTAGGAACAACCAATGGGACAGATTTAGCAAATCCTGGAGTGGACGATGCTTCTGATTGTTATACGATGGCGTATGTTACAGGAAACACTGGGACAACAGGATCAGATCAAGATGTGGATGGAGGAGCTACGATTCTTACGTCTCCTGTATTTGATTTAACCGGCTATGTATTGCCTAATTTAAATTATTCACGTTGGTTTTACAATGCAGGTGGTACAGGTACTCCAAATGATTCATTGAATATTTATTTGTCAAATGGTTTAACTACGGTGTTGATAGAAACTGTAACACAAGCATCTCCATTAAATTCTACTTGGGTTCAAAAATCGTATGACATTGCAACATTTATTGCTCCAACAGCAAACATGCAAGTAATTGTGAGAACAGCAGATGCTGCACCAGGACATATTACGGAGGCTGGTTTCGATAAATTTTTCATCACGAGCTTTGTTGGTGTTAATGAGCATACCGCAGCAAACAGCACGGTGTCGGTTTATCCGAATCCATTTACAAACGAAACAGCTGTTTCATATGAGTTGAAAAAATCATTGGCCCCAAATGCACAATTGATTTTAACTGATGTAACAGGTAAGCAAGTGGCTACTTATCAATTGACTCAAACAAAAGGAAGTATCTTGGTAAGTCCGGATTTAACAGCAGGTATCTATTTTGTTAAAATTGTGAATGCTGAGGAAATCACCAAGCCTGTGAAAATTGTGAAATTGAAATAA
- a CDS encoding type IIA DNA topoisomerase subunit B, which produces MAKYTEDSIKTLEWNEHIRLRPGMYIGKLGDGSSPDDGIYILLKETLDNCIDEFVMGNGKTIEVTIKDKTVRVRDYGRGIPLGKLVDVVSKINTGAKYDSEAFKKSVGLNGVGTKAVNALSSYFNVQAFREGKTKSADFATGVLTKETKIVDSDQRMGTLVSFTPDETIFGKYHFINEYIEKMLWNYAYLNTGLTIIYNGQKFYSENGLLDLLTQNISGPILYPTIHLRGYDIEVAMTHSNQQYGEEYYSFVNGQHTTQGGTHQGAFREALVKTIRDFFKKDFEAVDVRTSIIAAVSIKVQEPVFESQTKTKLGSTDVGPKGPSVKSFIGDFLKTELDNFLHKNPETAQAILQKIQQSERERKDLQGIQKLARERAKKSNLHNKKLRDCRIHMQSNDERKLDTTLFICEGDSASGSITKTRDVNVQAVFSLKGKPLNAYGLTKKIVYENEEFNLLQAALNIEDGIENLRYNNIVVATDADVDGMHIRLLLMTFFLQFFPDLVKNGHVYILQTPLFRVRNKKETIYCYSEDERRAAIEKLGSKPEITRFKGLGEISPDEFKLFIGKDMRKDPVIIGKDRTIVDMLGYYMGKNTQERQDFIIDNLVVEKDLVEGV; this is translated from the coding sequence ATGGCTAAATATACCGAAGACAGTATAAAAACGCTGGAGTGGAACGAGCACATTCGTTTACGCCCAGGGATGTACATTGGTAAATTGGGAGATGGTTCTTCTCCGGACGATGGAATTTACATCTTATTGAAAGAAACTCTTGATAACTGTATTGATGAGTTTGTGATGGGGAATGGTAAAACCATCGAAGTGACCATTAAAGACAAAACAGTTCGTGTTCGAGATTATGGTCGCGGTATCCCATTAGGGAAATTAGTAGATGTTGTTTCCAAAATCAACACAGGAGCGAAATATGATTCGGAAGCATTTAAGAAGTCGGTTGGATTGAATGGGGTTGGTACAAAAGCTGTTAATGCATTGTCGAGTTACTTTAATGTACAAGCATTCCGTGAAGGGAAAACCAAATCAGCAGATTTTGCGACCGGTGTATTGACCAAAGAAACAAAAATTGTGGATTCGGATCAACGCATGGGAACACTTGTATCCTTTACTCCGGATGAAACGATTTTTGGAAAGTACCACTTCATCAATGAATACATTGAAAAAATGTTGTGGAACTATGCATACCTAAATACCGGTTTGACAATTATCTACAACGGACAAAAATTTTATTCCGAAAATGGATTGTTGGATTTGTTAACACAAAACATCAGCGGTCCGATTTTGTATCCTACTATCCATTTGAGAGGATATGATATTGAAGTGGCGATGACCCACAGTAACCAACAATACGGTGAAGAATATTATTCCTTTGTAAACGGACAACATACCACACAAGGTGGAACGCATCAAGGAGCATTCAGAGAGGCATTGGTAAAAACTATCCGCGACTTCTTCAAAAAAGATTTTGAAGCCGTGGATGTGCGTACGTCCATTATTGCTGCTGTGAGTATCAAAGTGCAAGAGCCGGTTTTTGAATCTCAAACAAAAACAAAGTTAGGTTCCACCGATGTGGGACCGAAAGGGCCATCTGTAAAATCCTTTATTGGTGATTTCTTAAAAACCGAATTGGATAATTTCTTGCACAAGAATCCGGAAACGGCTCAGGCCATTTTACAAAAGATTCAGCAAAGTGAACGTGAACGGAAGGATTTACAAGGAATTCAGAAATTAGCACGTGAGCGTGCAAAAAAATCAAATCTTCACAATAAGAAATTACGCGATTGCCGCATTCACATGCAATCAAATGATGAACGAAAGTTGGATACCACCTTGTTTATTTGTGAGGGAGATTCGGCAAGTGGTTCCATCACCAAAACACGTGATGTGAATGTGCAAGCTGTTTTCAGTTTGAAAGGGAAGCCATTAAACGCTTATGGTTTAACGAAGAAGATTGTTTACGAAAATGAAGAGTTCAACTTGCTTCAAGCAGCATTAAACATTGAAGACGGAATCGAGAATTTACGTTACAACAACATTGTGGTTGCTACCGATGCAGACGTGGATGGTATGCACATCCGTTTGTTGTTGATGACCTTCTTCTTACAGTTCTTTCCGGATTTAGTGAAAAACGGACATGTATACATTCTACAAACACCTTTGTTCCGCGTTCGGAATAAAAAAGAAACCATCTATTGCTATAGCGAAGATGAACGCAGAGCTGCTATTGAAAAATTGGGCTCTAAACCGGAGATTACACGATTTAAGGGATTGGGTGAAATTTCACCGGACGAATTTAAATTGTTCATTGGAAAAGACATGCGAAAAGACCCTGTGATTATTGGTAAAGACAGAACGATTGTAGACATGTTGGGGTATTATATGGGTAAAAACACACAGGAGCGCCAAGATTTCATTATTGATAATTTGGTGGTGGAGAAAGATTTGGTTGAGGGAGTATAG
- a CDS encoding sensor histidine kinase, translating into MKNALKKLIDLGVQPHYQPWEIYLTRKLNSITLIAIVNMLLGILFFEITGYTQFIFECICSLIVLPFVIVLNVYRNYIWAAYWFYIFGYIFFIPMNLKMGLQSYIILFYFPVLISMVQLLGKKETLKHLIILSVFCLLSVIFITIGYKYDIYKVVLSADVINNMFIFNIILSFLTTLSFMIIMVYESITQENHIKSILKEKEILLAEVFHRVKNNMNIVTSLLNLKKGMSDSKEVQDALEDCRNRVFSMALVHQNIFNSKNIVGLNFKDYVKNLTSEIAKSLGEEEKFEIVLETEDVSLDLSNAIPCGLILNELITNSFKYAQQADKKLMVGVKLKKVNGRVELEVRDNGLGIPENSTKNHNSLGLELIKSLSEQINGAYSFSNENGLVFKLSFVSQ; encoded by the coding sequence ATGAAGAATGCGCTTAAGAAGCTTATTGATTTAGGAGTACAACCTCATTATCAGCCTTGGGAAATTTACCTCACCCGTAAACTCAATTCCATTACACTAATAGCAATTGTAAATATGCTATTGGGCATTCTGTTTTTTGAAATCACAGGATATACTCAATTTATTTTTGAATGTATTTGTTCGTTGATTGTGTTGCCATTTGTTATTGTTTTGAATGTGTATAGAAATTACATTTGGGCGGCATATTGGTTTTATATTTTTGGCTATATCTTCTTTATTCCCATGAATCTAAAAATGGGGTTGCAATCCTACATTATCCTATTTTATTTTCCTGTTTTGATTAGTATGGTGCAGCTTTTAGGAAAAAAAGAAACGTTAAAGCACTTGATTATACTAAGTGTTTTTTGTCTGCTTTCGGTTATATTTATAACAATAGGTTATAAGTATGATATTTATAAGGTTGTGTTGAGTGCGGACGTCATAAATAACATGTTTATTTTTAATATTATTCTAAGTTTTCTGACCACTTTATCGTTTATGATTATTATGGTTTATGAATCGATTACTCAGGAAAATCATATCAAAAGTATCTTGAAGGAGAAAGAGATTTTATTAGCAGAAGTATTTCATCGGGTGAAGAATAATATGAACATCGTGACCAGTCTTTTGAATTTGAAAAAAGGCATGTCGGATTCGAAAGAAGTTCAAGATGCATTGGAAGATTGTCGGAATCGTGTTTTTTCAATGGCATTGGTTCATCAGAACATTTTCAACTCAAAGAATATTGTTGGTTTGAATTTTAAAGATTATGTAAAAAATCTAACAAGTGAAATTGCCAAGTCTTTGGGGGAAGAAGAAAAATTTGAGATTGTTTTAGAAACGGAGGATGTGAGTTTGGACCTTTCAAACGCAATTCCTTGTGGTTTGATTTTAAATGAATTAATTACCAATTCGTTTAAGTATGCTCAGCAAGCTGACAAAAAGTTGATGGTTGGGGTAAAATTAAAAAAAGTGAACGGTCGTGTTGAGTTAGAAGTGCGAGACAATGGCTTAGGTATCCCCGAAAATTCAACTAAAAATCACAATTCGTTAGGTCTGGAACTCATTAAGTCTTTATCAGAACAGATTAATGGTGCGTATTCGTTTTCAAATGAGAATGGATTGGTGTTTAAACTTTCGTTTGTTTCACAATAG
- the tsaD gene encoding tRNA (adenosine(37)-N6)-threonylcarbamoyltransferase complex transferase subunit TsaD — MSKSTIILGIESSCDDTSAAVIKDGKILANIVANQNIHKLYGGVVPELASRAHQQNIIPVVDQAIKQAGISKKDIEAIAFTRGPGLMGSLLVGTSFSKAFALGLNIPLIEVNHMQGHILAHFIDDAGSSKPSFPFLCLTVSGGHTQIVLVKDFFDMQVLGETIDDAAGEAFDKAAKIMGLPYPGGPLIDKYAKEGNPKAFKFTKPQIPDFNFSFSGLKTGFMNFINNETARNENFISENRNDICASIQSTIIDILLTKLKAAAKQTNIRQIAIAGGVSANSELRKQLTALKEELDWDVFIPKFEYCTDNAAMIAITGYYKFLKNDFSNQAAVPVARYDLNSTPNEK; from the coding sequence ATGAGCAAATCAACCATCATATTAGGAATCGAATCGTCTTGTGACGATACATCTGCTGCTGTTATCAAAGACGGCAAAATACTTGCCAATATTGTGGCCAATCAAAACATCCACAAGCTATATGGAGGTGTTGTGCCGGAGTTGGCTTCCCGTGCGCACCAGCAAAACATCATCCCAGTTGTTGATCAAGCAATCAAACAAGCCGGAATCAGCAAAAAAGATATTGAAGCCATTGCTTTTACACGTGGGCCAGGACTTATGGGGTCGTTACTTGTTGGAACCTCCTTTTCCAAAGCATTTGCATTGGGACTAAACATTCCATTAATTGAAGTAAATCATATGCAAGGGCATATTCTTGCTCATTTCATTGATGATGCCGGTAGCTCAAAGCCTTCTTTTCCTTTTTTATGCCTGACCGTTTCCGGAGGCCATACTCAAATTGTGCTCGTAAAGGATTTTTTCGACATGCAAGTTCTTGGTGAAACCATTGATGATGCTGCCGGAGAAGCATTCGACAAGGCGGCTAAAATTATGGGCTTGCCCTATCCTGGTGGACCACTAATCGATAAGTATGCTAAAGAAGGAAATCCCAAAGCATTCAAGTTTACAAAACCTCAGATTCCTGATTTTAATTTCAGCTTTAGCGGACTAAAAACCGGATTCATGAACTTCATAAATAATGAAACTGCCCGCAACGAAAACTTTATTTCAGAAAACAGAAATGATATTTGCGCCTCTATTCAATCTACTATTATTGATATTCTATTAACGAAATTAAAAGCGGCTGCCAAACAGACCAACATTCGCCAAATAGCAATTGCAGGAGGTGTTTCTGCTAATTCGGAACTACGTAAACAATTAACTGCCTTGAAGGAAGAGTTGGATTGGGACGTATTTATCCCTAAATTTGAATATTGCACAGACAATGCAGCCATGATTGCCATTACAGGATATTATAAATTTCTGAAAAATGACTTTAGCAACCAGGCTGCTGTTCCTGTTGCGAGGTACGATTTAAACAGTACACCAAATGAAAAATAA
- a CDS encoding DNA gyrase/topoisomerase IV subunit A codes for MSNEENTNEELAGGGEELHNVIHVSGMYQNWFLDYASYVILERAVPYVEDGLKPVQRRILHSMNDLDDGRYNKVANIIGHTMKYHPHGDMSIGDALVALGQKDLLIDTQGNWGNILTGDRAAAPRYIEARLSKFALEVVFNPKTTKWLSSYDGRNKEPETLPVKFPLLLAQGVEGIAVGLACKMLPHNFNELCDASIASLKGKRTDIMPDFATAGMADFSNYNDGLRGGKVRVRAKISQLDKKTLVISEIPFGTTTGSLIDIIVAANDKGKIKIRKVEDNTSENVEIVIHLVPGISPDKTIDALYAFTDCEVSISPNACIIENDKPKFIGVNEILKISTRQTLELLKRELEIEKGELQESYLFASLEKIFIKDEMYIDFKNYSDKETLFAYLDERFKKYKKQFIRVITNDDYEKLTQIPMIRITRFDSKKADEKMKALDARIAEIDHHLANMIDFAVEYFKNLKKKYGVGKERKTEIKSFENIVATSVVVANEKLYVNREEGFAGYGLKKDEFVAECSDIDDIIVFLKDGTMKVSKVADKAFVGKDLIHIAVFKKNDERTIYNVIYRDGKSGSVFMKRFPVTGVTRDKVYDLTKGTKESQILYFSANPNGEAEVVEVQLKPMPGLRKVQWDLNFAELAVKGRNSMGNVVTKYSVKKIVKLKEGVSTLGARDIWFDDTVQRINTDKRGEFLGSFGPEDKILTITQSGHYKLSSFDVSTHFDQDMILIEKFKPNNPVSAIYLDGESKTYFVKRFMIELTDKKVLFISESEGSRVEIVTTDVLPVVEVKYSKVKDKEVPSEKIDLTQFIEVKGMKAKGNKLSYSKVKDITLLPPVEIPIDEDVQDEFEESGMSPLEAIKKAQEPAKDKNLISIDQMINAEIKLPSQEKKKKPKKGKDGGKDLKLDF; via the coding sequence ATGAGTAACGAAGAAAATACAAATGAAGAATTAGCAGGTGGAGGTGAAGAACTTCACAATGTGATTCATGTGTCGGGGATGTACCAAAACTGGTTTTTGGATTATGCTTCCTATGTAATTTTGGAACGTGCTGTTCCCTATGTTGAAGATGGACTAAAGCCGGTTCAGCGTAGAATTTTACATTCGATGAATGATTTGGATGATGGACGTTACAACAAAGTGGCGAACATTATCGGTCATACCATGAAGTATCACCCGCACGGGGATATGAGTATTGGGGATGCTTTGGTGGCGTTGGGACAAAAAGATTTATTGATTGATACACAAGGAAACTGGGGAAATATTTTAACCGGAGATAGAGCAGCAGCTCCCCGTTACATTGAGGCACGGTTATCCAAATTTGCTTTGGAGGTAGTTTTTAATCCAAAGACAACAAAATGGTTATCGAGTTACGATGGAAGAAATAAAGAGCCGGAAACCTTACCTGTGAAATTTCCATTGTTATTGGCGCAAGGTGTTGAAGGGATTGCGGTTGGATTGGCCTGTAAAATGTTACCACATAACTTTAACGAATTGTGTGATGCATCCATCGCTTCTTTAAAAGGAAAACGCACAGATATTATGCCTGACTTCGCTACAGCAGGGATGGCTGATTTTAGCAATTATAATGATGGATTGCGCGGGGGTAAAGTGCGTGTGCGTGCAAAAATATCGCAGCTTGATAAAAAGACCTTAGTGATTTCTGAAATTCCTTTTGGTACAACAACCGGTTCGTTGATTGATATCATTGTAGCTGCAAACGACAAAGGGAAAATCAAAATCAGAAAAGTAGAAGACAATACCTCCGAAAATGTGGAGATTGTGATTCATTTGGTTCCAGGTATTTCACCTGATAAAACCATTGATGCTTTGTATGCTTTCACCGATTGTGAAGTATCCATTTCTCCAAATGCTTGTATCATTGAAAACGACAAGCCAAAGTTTATTGGTGTCAACGAAATTTTAAAAATCTCCACCCGTCAAACATTGGAATTGTTAAAGCGTGAGTTGGAGATTGAAAAAGGGGAATTGCAAGAATCATATTTGTTTGCGTCTTTGGAGAAAATTTTCATCAAGGATGAAATGTATATTGATTTCAAAAACTATTCGGATAAAGAAACCTTGTTTGCTTATTTGGATGAGCGTTTTAAGAAGTATAAAAAGCAATTCATTCGTGTGATTACGAACGATGATTATGAGAAGTTGACACAGATTCCAATGATTCGCATCACTCGTTTCGATTCGAAGAAAGCGGATGAAAAGATGAAAGCATTGGATGCGCGTATTGCTGAAATCGATCATCACTTAGCCAACATGATTGATTTTGCTGTGGAGTATTTCAAGAATTTAAAGAAGAAATACGGTGTTGGAAAAGAGCGCAAAACAGAAATAAAATCGTTTGAGAACATTGTTGCAACAAGTGTGGTGGTGGCAAACGAAAAATTGTATGTGAATCGTGAAGAAGGTTTTGCCGGCTATGGTTTGAAAAAAGATGAATTTGTTGCAGAATGCTCGGATATTGATGACATCATCGTGTTCTTAAAGGATGGAACAATGAAAGTGTCAAAGGTGGCGGATAAAGCATTTGTAGGGAAAGACCTGATACACATTGCTGTATTTAAGAAAAACGATGAGCGGACGATTTACAATGTGATTTATCGAGATGGAAAATCCGGAAGTGTATTTATGAAACGATTCCCGGTTACCGGTGTGACACGTGACAAAGTATACGATTTAACAAAAGGAACAAAAGAGTCGCAGATATTATATTTTAGCGCCAATCCAAACGGAGAAGCAGAGGTGGTGGAAGTGCAGTTGAAACCAATGCCGGGATTACGAAAAGTGCAGTGGGACTTAAACTTTGCAGAGTTGGCTGTTAAAGGCAGAAACTCGATGGGGAATGTGGTTACAAAATATTCGGTGAAGAAAATTGTGAAGTTGAAGGAAGGTGTTTCCACACTGGGTGCACGTGATATTTGGTTTGACGATACAGTACAGCGCATCAACACCGATAAGCGTGGTGAATTTTTAGGAAGTTTTGGTCCGGAAGATAAGATCTTGACCATCACTCAAAGTGGACATTATAAATTGTCGAGTTTTGATGTTTCCACCCATTTTGATCAAGACATGATTTTGATTGAGAAATTCAAACCGAATAATCCTGTTTCCGCAATTTATTTGGATGGTGAAAGTAAGACCTATTTCGTAAAACGATTTATGATTGAACTAACGGATAAAAAGGTATTATTTATTTCGGAGTCGGAAGGTTCCCGTGTTGAAATTGTTACAACGGATGTGTTGCCGGTAGTAGAAGTGAAATACAGTAAAGTAAAAGACAAAGAAGTGCCTTCTGAAAAAATTGACCTGACACAGTTTATCGAGGTGAAGGGGATGAAGGCGAAAGGAAATAAGTTATCGTACTCGAAAGTAAAAGACATAACATTATTACCTCCGGTAGAGATACCAATTGATGAAGATGTGCAAGATGAATTTGAAGAGAGTGGTATGTCTCCATTGGAAGCCATTAAAAAGGCACAAGAACCTGCAAAGGATAAAAACCTGATTTCTATTGATCAGATGATTAATGCGGAAATCAAATTGCCTTCTCAAGAGAAAAAGAAAAAGCCTAAAAAAGGCAAAGATGGCGGGAAAGATTTGAAGCTAGATTTTTAA